One region of Candidatus Acetothermia bacterium genomic DNA includes:
- a CDS encoding DUF2905 domain-containing protein, with the protein MNLSSLGRALVLVGIVLVVLGLALSGKLPFLGRLPGDIRIERDGFVFYFPITTMLILSALLSLILALLRR; encoded by the coding sequence ATGAACTTGTCCAGTCTTGGCCGCGCCTTGGTGCTGGTGGGGATCGTCCTGGTGGTGTTGGGGCTGGCCCTCTCCGGGAAGCTCCCGTTCCTGGGGAGGCTCCCCGGGGACATCCGCATTGAGCGGGATGGGTTCGTGTTCTACTTCCCCATCACCACCATGCTCATCCTCTCGGCCCTCCTTTCCCTGATCCTGGCCCTCCTGCGCCGTTAG
- a CDS encoding nitroreductase: MNEVLRAIQERRSIRVFRPDPVEPEKVDAILDAGRWAPSGKNTQPWRFVVVESKEKRDELGRIVTQMDMVRSAPVTIAVLLDTRAGYDATKDAQGIGACAQNMLLAAHSLGLGACWIGRVRDEQVEGILGAKDHEELMMLIAIGYPAETPPVRERRPLGELVRRI, translated from the coding sequence ATGAACGAGGTGCTACGCGCGATCCAGGAAAGAAGGTCCATCCGTGTGTTTCGTCCGGATCCGGTCGAACCGGAGAAGGTGGACGCCATCCTCGACGCCGGCCGGTGGGCCCCGTCGGGCAAGAATACCCAGCCCTGGCGGTTCGTGGTGGTGGAGTCCAAGGAGAAGCGCGACGAGCTCGGCCGAATTGTGACCCAGATGGACATGGTGCGCTCGGCCCCGGTGACGATCGCCGTGCTCCTCGACACCCGGGCTGGGTACGACGCGACCAAGGACGCCCAAGGCATCGGCGCCTGCGCCCAGAACATGCTCCTCGCCGCCCATTCCCTGGGCCTTGGGGCGTGCTGGATCGGGCGGGTACGGGACGAGCAGGTGGAGGGGATCCTGGGGGCGAAGGACCACGAGGAGCTGATGATGCTCATCGCCATCGGGTATCCTGCGGAGACGCCGCCCGTGCGGGAGCGCCGGCCCCTCGGGGAGCTGGTGCGGAGGATCTGA
- a CDS encoding NEW3 domain-containing protein encodes MRVLLVGAVLVVGTVGVGLDLPHLAFFASEPVVVWTAPGEGEPALLWCGEPVSVPWTEVPDGDRVRWEARLPNETPLGVWVACTAEGRCAAFLRVEDEKAILEVRTVPGAQVALDGEVAMADPGGRALFVAEPGEHELSVRFGGIESETEVALQARQRTALLLAMAEAELSSPVALPQVPNGQVITLTVHVASPVDLPTLGAELVLPPGWDGEANPDVFDPVPAGHRVVRSWRVRVPADAVLGAYQLLVAIPALDLVARADLVVDRCLPERVVIAHWDVHAGQLDLSLPGELTYDRLLWASPFVGQALPFACSGNVFTRDEFEALVRGWAGAP; translated from the coding sequence ATGCGCGTTCTCCTCGTGGGGGCAGTCCTCGTAGTGGGCACGGTGGGGGTGGGCCTGGACCTCCCCCACCTCGCGTTCTTCGCCTCCGAACCGGTGGTGGTGTGGACCGCACCCGGGGAAGGGGAGCCCGCGCTCCTCTGGTGCGGGGAGCCCGTTTCGGTCCCCTGGACCGAGGTCCCCGATGGCGATCGGGTGCGGTGGGAGGCCCGGCTGCCCAACGAGACCCCCCTCGGGGTGTGGGTGGCGTGCACCGCTGAGGGAAGGTGCGCCGCGTTCCTCCGGGTGGAGGACGAGAAGGCCATCCTCGAGGTGCGGACCGTGCCGGGGGCGCAGGTGGCCCTGGACGGGGAGGTGGCGATGGCCGACCCCGGGGGGCGCGCGTTGTTCGTGGCCGAACCGGGCGAGCACGAGCTCAGCGTCCGGTTCGGAGGGATCGAATCCGAAACCGAGGTCGCCCTCCAAGCCCGGCAGCGCACCGCGCTCCTCCTGGCGATGGCCGAGGCCGAGCTTTCCTCGCCCGTCGCCCTGCCCCAGGTCCCGAACGGCCAGGTCATCACCCTGACCGTGCACGTGGCGTCCCCGGTGGACCTGCCCACCCTGGGCGCGGAGCTCGTCCTGCCCCCGGGCTGGGATGGCGAAGCGAACCCGGACGTGTTCGACCCGGTTCCCGCCGGGCACCGCGTGGTCCGCTCGTGGCGGGTGCGCGTCCCGGCCGATGCGGTGTTGGGGGCCTACCAGCTCTTGGTGGCCATCCCCGCCCTCGATCTCGTCGCTCGTGCCGACCTCGTCGTGGACCGTTGCTTGCCGGAGCGGGTGGTGATCGCCCACTGGGACGTCCACGCCGGCCAGCTCGACCTGTCCCTCCCCGGTGAGCTCACCTACGACCGGCTTCTTTGGGCGAGCCCGTTCGTGGGCCAGGCCCTTCCCTTCGCGTGCTCGGGGAACGTGTTCACCCGTGACGAGTTCGAGGCGCTGGTCCGAGGGTGGGCGGGGGCTCCCTAA